Proteins encoded by one window of Leptospira neocaledonica:
- a CDS encoding PrsW family glutamic-type intramembrane protease, translated as MENWILLGKPISAILAAWFYWDFYRKTYYSGQGSTFTTLAFFYGMIATGIALAWEVGVFDLFQNYPIFSKAMLVGAIPEETSKAILIFLFLKQLKNSTNLADGLYFGLTLGASFGCIENVFYSFKLDFWQGLLRAGTSLPLHTFSGGILGFFILKFLQSRRGNFSGLDLIFTFSFLVILHGFYNFLLIQGGLGTVYIPLILGLSFLTLELLVVQAEVTLPFELLQAEDLYVDDYSMIRKFSRYDSWLRAAQSRENIKEIPLLRDLSTIRSFISVLLFGVPIFCLNFYLFVPEWIPYYLANITSLEFITLFMEYPAWLGFLFLLRGMINPSFFRERILKIPLFLSVNLGPQGDEEPSLAYSLSRKGFYSPVIREPELNLETTVSFYIAGRNFEKIPVVPVWKNFRPEDPNHESGALYRFPKIPWGLLAWRWFIRIKQQLRNTLDAFSVIKT; from the coding sequence ATGGAAAACTGGATCTTATTAGGCAAACCGATCTCTGCAATTCTCGCCGCATGGTTTTATTGGGACTTTTACCGTAAGACCTATTACTCCGGACAAGGAAGCACGTTCACAACACTTGCATTTTTTTATGGAATGATCGCAACCGGGATCGCTCTCGCATGGGAAGTAGGAGTATTCGATTTATTCCAAAATTACCCGATATTCTCCAAGGCAATGCTTGTAGGAGCAATTCCGGAAGAAACTTCCAAAGCAATTCTTATCTTTCTATTCTTAAAACAGTTAAAAAATTCTACGAACCTTGCGGATGGATTGTATTTCGGTCTGACATTAGGAGCCTCTTTCGGCTGTATAGAGAATGTATTCTATTCTTTTAAACTGGATTTCTGGCAGGGACTACTCAGAGCCGGAACCTCCTTACCATTACATACATTTTCCGGAGGTATATTAGGATTTTTTATTTTAAAATTCCTGCAATCTAGGAGAGGGAATTTTTCCGGACTAGACCTCATCTTTACATTTTCTTTTTTAGTAATCCTTCACGGATTTTATAATTTTCTACTCATACAAGGAGGACTAGGCACAGTATACATCCCATTAATCCTGGGACTTTCTTTTTTAACCTTAGAATTATTGGTCGTCCAGGCAGAAGTTACACTCCCCTTCGAGTTATTACAGGCAGAAGATCTGTACGTGGATGATTATTCTATGATCCGCAAATTTTCCAGATACGATTCTTGGTTGAGAGCTGCCCAATCCAGGGAGAATATAAAAGAAATCCCTTTATTAAGAGATCTTTCTACAATCAGATCGTTTATCTCCGTACTTCTTTTCGGAGTTCCAATCTTCTGTTTGAACTTCTATTTATTCGTTCCGGAATGGATCCCTTATTATCTAGCAAATATCACTTCTTTAGAATTTATCACATTATTTATGGAATATCCCGCCTGGTTAGGATTTTTGTTCCTACTCAGAGGTATGATCAATCCTTCCTTCTTCCGAGAAAGGATTTTGAAAATCCCATTATTTCTTTCCGTGAATTTGGGACCACAAGGAGACGAGGAACCTAGTCTTGCCTATTCACTTTCTAGAAAAGGTTTTTATTCTCCGGTGATTAGAGAACCGGAACTAAATCTAGAAACCACTGTTTCCTTCTATATAGCCGGAAGAAATTTCGAAAAGATACCGGTAGTTCCTGTTTGGAAAAATTTCAGACCGGAAGATCCGAATCATGAAAGCGGCGCTCTGTATAGATTTCCTAAGATCCCTTGGGGACTTTTAGCTTGGAGATGGTTTATACGAATTAAACAACAGTTGAGAAATACGTTGGATGCGTTTTCAGTAATCAAAACTTAG
- a CDS encoding HAD family hydrolase, with the protein MSVLVVFDIDGTLTDTVSLHRKAFHEVLVSFGLPGLSSEVKEYKHHTDSHIFKEIYTSYKDGWTEEISKKFEEELTRNIKEKFQNGISEISGARIFLEKLRSEGIPFAYATGSFYEPAFLKLEYCGLPLDAPLATASSFYERESIVQFAMAESHKKYSKQFSKTICFGDGIWDSKTAQNLGLGFVGISDDPTLLSEWKDREIRHVFRDYSDELSVLSAILSFDY; encoded by the coding sequence ATGTCAGTTCTGGTCGTATTTGATATAGACGGGACCTTAACGGATACTGTTTCTTTACACAGAAAAGCTTTCCATGAGGTTCTTGTTTCTTTCGGGTTACCCGGTTTAAGTTCCGAGGTAAAAGAGTATAAACATCATACAGATTCCCATATATTCAAAGAGATTTATACTTCCTATAAAGATGGCTGGACGGAAGAAATTTCTAAAAAGTTCGAAGAAGAATTAACCCGAAACATAAAAGAAAAATTCCAAAATGGAATTTCAGAAATTTCGGGCGCGAGAATTTTTCTGGAAAAATTAAGATCGGAAGGAATTCCCTTCGCGTATGCTACCGGATCTTTTTATGAACCTGCATTCTTAAAATTAGAATATTGTGGTCTTCCTTTGGATGCACCGCTGGCAACTGCATCTTCTTTTTATGAAAGAGAATCTATCGTTCAGTTTGCAATGGCAGAATCCCATAAAAAATATTCTAAACAGTTTTCCAAAACGATTTGTTTTGGCGATGGGATCTGGGATTCTAAAACCGCTCAAAATTTAGGTCTGGGATTTGTAGGAATTTCGGACGATCCCACACTTCTTTCGGAATGGAAGGACCGGGAAATACGTCATGTATTTCGAGATTATTCGGACGAACTTTCTGTTTTATCGGCTATCCTAAGTTTTGATTACTGA
- a CDS encoding TraR/DksA family transcriptional regulator, translating into MVTKKAAYDKKVLSEISDLLLERKNSLLEKYAKWEDNSKPSGLKEMGDIADIASEINEEMLSSVLTESEIETIREIDVALEKIEDGSYGICEGTGKKIPLARLKAIPWTRYTVEYAEAVSKHKASGKKGPLSATLTGTYKIPSDPDSLDD; encoded by the coding sequence ATGGTAACTAAAAAAGCTGCATACGATAAAAAGGTCCTGAGTGAAATATCGGACCTTCTTTTGGAGAGAAAAAACTCTCTATTGGAGAAGTATGCGAAGTGGGAAGATAATAGCAAACCTTCCGGCCTGAAAGAAATGGGTGATATCGCAGATATCGCGTCGGAAATCAACGAAGAGATGTTGAGTTCCGTTTTAACCGAGTCAGAGATCGAGACCATCCGAGAAATCGACGTGGCTCTCGAGAAAATTGAGGACGGTTCCTATGGCATTTGCGAGGGGACCGGCAAAAAAATTCCTTTAGCCAGACTGAAGGCGATTCCTTGGACTCGTTATACTGTAGAATACGCCGAGGCTGTTTCCAAACATAAGGCTTCCGGCAAAAAAGGTCCGCTTTCCGCTACCTTGACCGGGACCTATAAAATTCCGTCCGATCCAGATTCTCTGGACGATTAA
- the rpmG gene encoding 50S ribosomal protein L33, whose translation MREIIKLSCQVCKKNSYFQTKNKKAKSEKLVTKKFCKFCRAHVEHKESKV comes from the coding sequence ATGAGAGAGATCATTAAGCTTTCTTGCCAGGTTTGTAAGAAAAATTCTTACTTCCAGACTAAGAACAAAAAGGCGAAATCCGAGAAGTTAGTAACGAAAAAATTCTGTAAATTTTGCCGTGCCCACGTCGAACATAAGGAATCTAAGGTATAA
- a CDS encoding bile acid:sodium symporter family protein has product MASLFEKAALLFPLWVVCGVTFSWFFPSVLHGFKGPWITYSLGLTMLGMGISLKAEDFTRVFKAPKPILIGVIGQYTIMPLTGWFLGNFFQLPAPLAVGIIVVSCCPGGVASNVVSFLARGDLALSVTMTAISTVLSVLMTPLLTLFLVGNSVGANASGLFFDTVQVVILPVILGILLNRYTPKFAEKVKIVSPLIAVILITLIVASIIGSGKEAVISSGFHLISSVFLLHISGYFFGYWAAYFGTKSFVVARTVSIEVGMQNSGLGAVLSRNNFSDPLVAIPAAISSFVHSLIGSVLAGIWRRSIPQEEGEKSTISADLP; this is encoded by the coding sequence GTGGCTTCACTTTTCGAAAAGGCAGCACTATTATTTCCACTCTGGGTGGTCTGCGGTGTGACATTCAGTTGGTTTTTTCCTTCGGTCCTTCATGGATTTAAGGGGCCTTGGATCACTTACAGTCTAGGACTCACAATGCTCGGAATGGGGATCAGCTTGAAGGCGGAAGATTTTACCAGAGTATTCAAAGCTCCTAAACCGATCCTGATCGGCGTGATCGGTCAATATACCATCATGCCTTTAACAGGTTGGTTTTTGGGAAACTTCTTCCAACTTCCTGCTCCTTTGGCTGTTGGTATCATAGTAGTTTCCTGTTGTCCTGGAGGAGTTGCTTCTAACGTAGTTTCCTTTTTAGCAAGAGGGGATCTTGCACTTTCAGTTACAATGACTGCGATCTCCACGGTTTTATCCGTGCTTATGACCCCTCTCCTTACCCTGTTTTTGGTGGGGAATAGTGTAGGCGCAAATGCTTCCGGCTTATTTTTTGATACTGTCCAAGTAGTGATCCTCCCCGTTATCTTAGGAATTTTATTAAATCGTTATACTCCTAAATTTGCGGAAAAGGTGAAGATCGTTTCTCCATTGATCGCAGTGATACTTATCACTCTGATTGTTGCTTCCATCATAGGTTCCGGAAAAGAGGCGGTGATCAGTTCCGGATTTCATCTGATTTCTTCCGTATTCTTACTCCATATTTCAGGGTACTTTTTCGGGTATTGGGCGGCTTATTTTGGGACCAAATCTTTTGTAGTAGCTCGTACAGTTTCCATTGAAGTGGGGATGCAAAATAGCGGATTGGGTGCAGTACTCTCCCGAAACAATTTTTCGGACCCTTTAGTGGCGATTCCCGCCGCAATTTCCAGTTTTGTGCATTCTTTGATCGGAAGTGTTCTCGCGGGGATCTGGAGAAGGTCCATTCCCCAGGAAGAAGGGGAAAAATCGACAATTTCGGCCGATCTTCCTTGA
- a CDS encoding aminotransferase class V-fold PLP-dependent enzyme: MKTNPSPDWTKLQHLYPVNREMIWLNNCGTTPVNTDTIHAVNEYLQGYAAKGGQTEVRRYPTVKKVIRTILAELLGVEADELSLIHHTNEGIGFISLGLKLKAGDRILLLENEYPSNIYPWEHWKEKGVTISFVPMSETPDGFLENLKSAITPDVKVVSLSAVHWCTGMPFPLEEIGSFLAEKGIEFVLDGAQGVGLLPVRPREMGISYMAFPAWKWLLGPLGLGVLYIAKEKLEGLNFPFKGTGSVVNDEVYLPYREELKGTDRYEISTVNFIDWVYFQSTLEMLHKVGFHNSMERIYELADYLSDKLRDAGWKLASDHFPDFKTGIVVAEKEGESMENMVSHLKKNGVMCALRLGRVRFSPHIYLAKEQLDRVVDLLSR, translated from the coding sequence ATGAAAACGAATCCTAGTCCGGATTGGACCAAACTACAACATTTGTACCCGGTAAACCGGGAAATGATCTGGTTAAATAATTGCGGGACCACCCCCGTAAATACGGACACTATCCATGCAGTCAATGAATACCTACAAGGTTACGCTGCTAAAGGTGGCCAAACAGAAGTACGCAGATATCCGACTGTTAAAAAAGTGATCCGTACCATTCTCGCGGAATTATTAGGCGTAGAAGCGGATGAACTTTCTCTAATCCATCATACGAACGAAGGGATCGGGTTTATTTCATTGGGTTTGAAACTCAAAGCAGGAGATCGGATCCTTCTCCTAGAAAACGAATATCCTTCTAATATTTATCCTTGGGAACATTGGAAAGAAAAAGGAGTTACCATTTCTTTTGTGCCAATGTCCGAGACTCCAGACGGGTTTTTGGAAAATCTAAAATCTGCAATCACTCCAGACGTAAAAGTAGTGAGCCTTTCCGCAGTACATTGGTGCACTGGTATGCCTTTTCCTTTGGAAGAGATCGGTAGTTTTCTGGCCGAAAAAGGAATCGAGTTCGTTCTGGACGGGGCCCAAGGAGTGGGACTTCTTCCTGTACGCCCTAGAGAAATGGGAATTTCTTATATGGCTTTTCCTGCTTGGAAATGGTTACTAGGGCCTTTAGGACTTGGAGTTTTATACATTGCCAAAGAGAAATTAGAGGGCCTAAATTTCCCGTTCAAGGGCACTGGTTCCGTAGTAAACGACGAAGTGTATCTGCCTTATAGAGAAGAGTTAAAAGGTACGGATCGTTACGAAATTTCTACTGTGAATTTTATAGATTGGGTCTATTTCCAATCCACATTAGAAATGCTTCATAAAGTTGGCTTTCATAACTCTATGGAAAGGATCTACGAACTTGCAGATTATCTTTCCGATAAACTCAGGGATGCAGGCTGGAAACTTGCTTCCGACCATTTTCCCGATTTTAAAACCGGGATCGTGGTCGCAGAAAAAGAAGGAGAGTCCATGGAAAACATGGTATCTCATCTCAAAAAAAACGGAGTAATGTGTGCGCTTCGATTAGGCAGAGTTCGTTTTTCTCCCCATATTTATCTGGCCAAGGAACAATTGGACAGAGTAGTGGACCTTCTCTCGAGATAA
- a CDS encoding ferritin-like domain-containing protein: MSIKPLKETTFLEAVAAVIQHEKDYFEFYMDTYEKLPPGRTRELFEKLAEEVDEHIKFIQEIYQVAEGAELPNLKQLAAIHKFHQTTIQKIMNKVERTITGSGSKDAHEALELAIREAENSVAFYEKLTTKFEDSNTKLLFSKLMDYSHNYQSLLEAELNTFDQTSSAGGAYFWDEQAEEVAKAVGNSKPSNKTSKGLKPSKPVKKAAAKKVVKKAAPKKAKVAAKKKPAPKKASPKKKAASKKKK, translated from the coding sequence ATGAGTATTAAACCTTTAAAAGAAACTACATTTTTGGAAGCCGTAGCGGCTGTGATCCAGCATGAGAAGGACTACTTCGAATTTTACATGGACACGTACGAAAAACTCCCTCCGGGAAGAACTAGGGAATTATTCGAAAAACTCGCTGAGGAAGTGGATGAACATATTAAGTTTATCCAAGAGATCTATCAAGTCGCAGAAGGTGCCGAACTTCCGAACTTAAAACAATTGGCTGCCATCCATAAATTCCACCAAACCACCATCCAAAAGATCATGAATAAGGTGGAACGTACCATTACCGGTTCCGGATCCAAAGATGCTCACGAGGCGCTTGAACTTGCGATCAGAGAAGCCGAGAATTCAGTAGCATTCTACGAAAAGCTTACTACTAAGTTCGAAGATTCGAATACTAAATTATTGTTTTCTAAACTTATGGATTACAGCCATAATTACCAATCCCTGCTGGAAGCTGAGTTGAACACATTCGATCAGACTAGTTCCGCCGGCGGAGCATACTTCTGGGACGAACAAGCAGAAGAAGTAGCAAAAGCAGTAGGAAATTCTAAGCCTAGCAATAAGACTTCTAAAGGTTTAAAACCTTCTAAACCTGTTAAAAAAGCAGCAGCTAAAAAGGTAGTAAAGAAGGCAGCTCCTAAAAAAGCTAAGGTCGCAGCTAAGAAAAAGCCTGCTCCTAAAAAAGCTTCTCCCAAAAAAAAGGCAGCTTCTAAAAAGAAAAAGTAA
- a CDS encoding lysoplasmalogenase codes for MIYIIFPILALVHLGVLFLGSDIFLVRLISKIVPILYLIALSVGEGRWKTRAGIWLGIGLVFSLGGDTILAFPDKYFVFGLGSFLIAQVAYSVSFSWGNPVHFLRLIPYIIFGASYFYWLLPGIASALTIPVAVYVSAICVMGWRSAAREVSSRDRWLGILGAISFIISDSIIALGQFTPNKLPFHGVWVMATYYLAQFLIYLSQEEEE; via the coding sequence ATGATTTATATTATATTCCCGATTTTGGCCCTTGTTCATTTGGGAGTTCTATTTTTAGGTTCAGACATATTTCTAGTTCGTTTGATTTCCAAAATTGTTCCCATTCTATATTTAATCGCGTTAAGTGTGGGAGAAGGAAGATGGAAAACTAGAGCAGGAATCTGGCTCGGGATTGGTCTCGTATTTTCACTCGGAGGAGATACGATCCTAGCTTTTCCGGACAAATATTTTGTTTTCGGTTTGGGCAGTTTTTTGATCGCTCAGGTAGCATATTCCGTTAGCTTTTCTTGGGGGAATCCAGTACATTTTCTTAGATTGATCCCATATATAATTTTTGGAGCTTCTTATTTTTATTGGCTTCTTCCTGGGATTGCATCTGCGTTAACCATCCCGGTCGCGGTTTACGTATCCGCGATCTGTGTGATGGGTTGGAGATCCGCCGCTAGAGAAGTTTCTTCCAGAGACAGATGGTTGGGAATTTTAGGAGCGATCAGTTTTATTATTTCTGATTCTATCATCGCGCTCGGACAATTCACTCCGAACAAACTTCCTTTCCACGGAGTTTGGGTGATGGCGACTTACTATTTAGCTCAATTTTTAATCTATCTTTCCCAAGAGGAAGAGGAATAA
- a CDS encoding TerC/Alx family metal homeostasis membrane protein, with translation MISFSQKDSTLFLIFSVVVGLLIYLDLFVMNKRAHKLSLRESGYWTLFWVTLAVSFSLLVYIFHEDPSNPGLAKQKTLEFLAGYLLEYSLSVDNLFVFIMIFAKFRIQSQYQPMILKWGIIGALIFRAAMIFSGAELVSRFEWILYIFGFLLLYSAWKMFFHDEEEDFDPDEMKLIKYARKILPMSKTFHPEKFLVKEHGKTLFTSTFLILIVVEFSDILFAIDSIPAIFSITQDSFIIYTSNVFAILGLRSLFFLLGGVMELFIYLKKGVSLLLAFVGVKLLLPAFSGYVFGRVIHVSIELSLIVIVGALTISILASIPHYLKTKKEGA, from the coding sequence ATGATCTCGTTTAGCCAAAAAGATTCTACACTTTTTCTTATTTTTTCTGTCGTGGTAGGCCTTTTGATTTATTTGGACCTATTCGTAATGAATAAAAGAGCCCATAAACTCTCTCTCAGAGAGTCGGGATACTGGACTTTGTTCTGGGTAACTCTTGCAGTCAGTTTTTCACTTTTAGTTTATATCTTCCACGAAGATCCGAGTAACCCAGGTCTTGCAAAACAAAAGACCCTGGAATTCTTAGCGGGATACCTTCTGGAATATTCACTTTCTGTGGATAATCTTTTCGTGTTCATCATGATCTTTGCAAAGTTCAGGATACAGTCCCAGTATCAACCCATGATCTTAAAATGGGGAATTATAGGTGCATTAATCTTCCGAGCGGCAATGATCTTTTCCGGTGCGGAACTAGTTTCTAGATTCGAATGGATCCTATATATTTTCGGATTTTTACTCCTCTACTCCGCTTGGAAGATGTTCTTCCACGACGAAGAGGAAGATTTTGATCCGGATGAAATGAAACTTATTAAGTACGCTCGCAAAATTCTTCCTATGTCCAAAACTTTCCATCCGGAAAAGTTTTTGGTAAAAGAACATGGAAAAACTCTTTTCACTTCTACATTCTTGATACTGATCGTCGTGGAATTCAGCGATATTCTTTTCGCGATCGATTCTATTCCTGCAATTTTCTCAATTACACAAGATAGTTTTATCATCTATACTTCCAACGTATTTGCGATCCTAGGACTTAGATCCTTATTCTTCCTTTTGGGAGGAGTGATGGAACTTTTCATTTATTTGAAAAAAGGAGTCTCCTTGCTTCTGGCGTTCGTTGGAGTAAAACTTCTTCTTCCTGCGTTTTCAGGATACGTTTTCGGAAGGGTGATCCATGTTTCGATCGAACTCTCTTTGATCGTAATCGTAGGAGCTTTGACAATTTCCATCCTAGCCTCCATTCCTCATTATCTTAAAACGAAAAAAGAAGGAGCCTGA
- a CDS encoding methylmalonyl-CoA mutase family protein, whose protein sequence is MASEKLFSEFPPVSTEEWTNLIQKDLKGADFEKKLVWETQEGFKILPFYRKENLKGKEWLLSNLPGKFPYLRSTRKLTNDWSIRQDIDTPDLKTAKELAVEAIGNGVSALGLVLADVGSGRKGIQIKNEKDLAFLLEDLPLNEITLHFVAEEKSPELYSWLPKNKTLVGGLGYDPYRILARQGHSGGHGPETLKPILTELAGKWKNFRALTVHSSTFRDSGSTIVQELAYTLALGSEYLYRLGELGVSPEVVNSQTIFQFTIGPDYFLEIAKFRAARTLWAEIFSSYSSDKGEASLPFIEAETARYNYGIYDLHNNILRGTTEAISAAIGGAEIINVLPFDHLLQPADSFSLRIARNVQLLLKHESYLDKVADPSSGSYYLETITDQITEQAWKLFTEVEKDGGFLECLKSGKIQSSILESKKKKEENYSTRKEIFLGTNQYPNSKDKIQNKDLNKNIKSSGLASSANELKVAALPEFFAGDAIEEIRIKTENYETKNKTSVKVLLLPLGDLKMKKARAIFSLNFLGCAGFNVIDPGSYETSEEAIAGIQKENPQMIVFCSSDEEVTSYVKDILSKLKSKPLVYVAGYPKDILSELESAGVNGFIHVRSNLLETLSDLQKRLGIQ, encoded by the coding sequence ATGGCATCAGAAAAACTTTTCTCCGAATTTCCACCGGTTTCAACCGAAGAGTGGACGAACCTAATCCAAAAGGATCTTAAAGGTGCGGATTTCGAAAAAAAACTGGTTTGGGAAACCCAAGAAGGATTTAAGATCCTACCGTTTTATAGAAAAGAAAATCTAAAAGGAAAAGAATGGCTCCTTTCCAATTTACCAGGAAAATTTCCTTATCTTAGATCTACCCGCAAACTTACAAATGATTGGAGTATCAGACAAGACATCGATACTCCCGATCTAAAAACTGCAAAAGAATTAGCTGTAGAAGCAATCGGCAACGGAGTTTCTGCCCTGGGACTTGTGCTTGCGGATGTGGGTTCCGGCAGAAAAGGAATACAGATCAAAAACGAAAAGGATCTGGCATTCTTATTAGAAGACCTTCCTCTTAATGAGATCACTCTTCATTTTGTTGCAGAAGAAAAATCTCCCGAACTTTATTCCTGGCTTCCTAAAAACAAAACTCTTGTGGGGGGACTCGGTTATGATCCTTACAGAATTCTCGCAAGACAAGGCCATTCCGGCGGACACGGTCCTGAAACTTTAAAACCGATCTTAACTGAACTTGCAGGAAAATGGAAAAATTTCAGAGCACTCACAGTTCATTCTTCTACATTTAGAGACAGCGGTTCTACAATTGTTCAAGAACTTGCTTATACTCTCGCTCTTGGTTCTGAATACTTATATCGTTTGGGAGAACTAGGAGTTTCACCAGAAGTAGTGAACTCTCAGACAATTTTCCAATTTACGATCGGTCCGGATTATTTCTTAGAGATCGCAAAGTTCAGAGCAGCCAGAACTCTTTGGGCGGAAATTTTTTCTTCTTATTCTTCCGATAAGGGGGAAGCTTCTCTACCGTTTATAGAGGCAGAAACCGCAAGGTATAATTATGGGATCTATGATCTTCATAATAATATTTTGAGAGGAACTACTGAAGCAATCTCTGCAGCAATCGGCGGAGCTGAGATCATCAATGTTCTTCCATTTGATCATTTATTACAACCTGCAGATTCTTTCTCTCTTAGGATCGCAAGAAACGTTCAATTACTTCTAAAACATGAATCTTATTTGGATAAGGTGGCTGATCCTTCTTCTGGTTCTTATTATCTAGAAACAATCACAGACCAAATCACAGAACAGGCTTGGAAATTGTTTACGGAAGTAGAGAAGGACGGCGGATTCCTGGAATGCCTAAAATCCGGTAAGATCCAATCTTCCATTTTAGAATCCAAAAAGAAGAAGGAAGAAAATTACTCTACTCGTAAAGAAATCTTCCTTGGAACAAACCAATATCCGAATTCTAAAGATAAGATCCAAAACAAAGATCTAAATAAAAACATCAAGTCTTCCGGGCTCGCCTCCTCGGCTAACGAACTTAAAGTAGCAGCCCTTCCTGAATTTTTTGCAGGAGATGCAATCGAAGAGATCCGGATAAAAACGGAAAACTACGAAACCAAAAACAAAACTTCTGTAAAAGTACTTCTTCTTCCTTTAGGTGACCTAAAAATGAAGAAGGCAAGAGCGATCTTCTCTCTCAACTTTTTAGGATGTGCAGGATTTAATGTAATCGATCCTGGAAGTTACGAAACTTCAGAAGAAGCAATTGCTGGGATCCAAAAAGAAAATCCTCAGATGATCGTCTTCTGTAGTTCCGACGAAGAAGTGACATCCTATGTGAAGGATATTCTTTCTAAATTAAAATCCAAGCCTCTTGTATACGTGGCTGGATATCCAAAAGATATTCTTTCCGAACTGGAATCTGCGGGTGTAAACGGATTTATCCATGTTCGATCCAATCTATTAGAAACACTTTCCGATCTTCAAAAAAGGCTGGGAATCCAATGA